The genome window ATAAAACAGCAAGGGTtgaatataaaacacacacataattatCCTGGTGAATCGATGTTGGCAAAGATGGTGAGGCTGCCTGGAAGGACCGTCCGAGCTGCTGGAAGGCAGCGTGTGGGCCCTACGTTGGGCTCCTCATTAGTCAGGTTGTTCCGTGAGAAGGGAAGGACGGTGGAGGACACATCTTTAGGTCCCCGGGTCGGCCTGCCCAGGAGGTTGTCCCTCTTAGGGGGACAGGGGAAAGGGGTCACTCTTCCAGTGAGAGGAGGCGCTGACTGCCCTGTCCTGACCCAGGTCCCTGAGCTGAGGAAGAAATCCCGCCGGGAATACCTGGCCAAGCGGGAGCGAGAGAAGCTTGAGGACCTGGAGGCTGAGCTGGCGGACGAGGAGTTCCTCTTCGGGGACGTGGAGCTGAGCCGACACGAGCGCCGGGAGCTCAGGTACAAGCGGCGCGTGCGGGATCTCGCCCGGGAGTACCGGGCGGCTGGGGAGCAGGAGAAGCTGGAGGCCACCAATCGCTACCACATGCCCGAGGAGACCCGAGGACAGGTGAGGCGAGAGGGTCGCCGCTTCAGCCCGGGTGCCCGAGCGGAGGGGAGGGAAGGCTTCAGGGACTAGGGCGGCGGCTTGGCGGGGCCCCCCCCTTGTGTTGCCTTTCTCTGTGGGCGCGGGTCTcggctggggagggggcactgGGCAGAGAGGGCAGCTCTGTCTCCACATCCCCCTGTCTCCGTAGCCTGCACGCGCGGTGGATCTAGTGGAGGAGGAGTCCGGTGCCCCTGGGGAGGAGCAGCGGCGCTGGGAGGAGGCCCGGCTCGGGGCAGCATCCCTGAAGTTTGGGGCccgagatgctgcctcccaggagcCCAAGTATCAGCTggtgctggaggaggaggagaccatTGAGTTTGTCCGGGCCACTCAGCTCCAGGGCGATGAGGTGAGGGTGGAGGGCGCTGGGACATCCTGAGGAGGCTGGCGCCGGCCCTGATACTCATGGCCTTCTACCCCCTCCTTAGGAGCCGTCAGCCCCGCCCGCCCCCACTCAGGCCCAGCAGAAGGAGTCCATCCAGGCCGTCCGCCGCAGCCTTCCCGTGTTCCCATTCCGAGAGGAGCTCCTGGCTGCTATTGCTAATCATCAAGTCCTCATCATCGAAGGCGAGACGGGCTCGGGCAAGACCACCCAGATCCCGCAGTACCTCTTTGAGGAGGTACGGCAGCCACGCCCTTAGTTGCCACTGACCAGCGCTGTCCTGGCAGCTCCTTTTCGTGGGGTTTTATGTCATCGCTTTCCCTTTTCATCTCGCTCCTTTAGTCTTTTCTGCTAAGTGGTGAGGTTCTTGAAAGGGCGGACCACACCCTTTTCACATTTCCGGTCTCACTTCCTGCCATGGGGTCCATGCCTGGGAAGCGTTCTGTGCCTTCACATTGGAAGGAGGTGTAGATGGATAGACGGCACGTGGGTGTGAACATGGACCCCGCACTCCACCAGCCTGGCCTCTGCAGGGCCAGGGAATGAGGAATGAAAAGACTTTGCCTGTTTTTGTGCCTGCCTTTGTTCCCCTTGCTTTGGAGTCTACCTAGCCTGTCAGTCTTTTTCCAGCTTACCTCTCGCAGAGCCTCAAACCTGATGACCCAGCAGGCTGGAACTGCCAGTTCTGGGTGAGGACCTTTTGGGAGCTCCAGGTCTGCCATCCTATCTGTTGATCCTTGTCTGGTTTTCAGCTTCTGTCTGTTCTTCCGTTCCTGCTGCCCTGGCCTGCATTTCCAGCTTCTCTGAATTGCATATTTAGCAAAGGGAGagcctcctctttcttcttgtcATGCAGGGTTACACAAAGAAGGGTATGAAGATCGCCTGTACCCAGCCCCGGAGAGTGGCAGCCATGAGCGTGGCTGCCCGAGTGGCCCGGGAGATGGGTGTGAAGCTTGGCAATGAGGTGAGACCTGTGGGGACTGAGGGTTGCGGGGAGCCCCTCAGATCTGGGATTCACCCCCACTGCCCAcaggctccccctgccccccaccggTCTAGGTGCTCGCCCTTAGCCCCTGGCCCTCCCTCCCGAGAGCGCCAGCCAAACTGTCCATGACTCCCGGACCCCTTGACAGGTCGGCTACAGCATCCGCTTCGAGGACTGCACCTCAGAGCGAACCGTCCTGCGCTACATGACGGATGGGATGCTTCTCCGGGAATTCCTTTCTGAGCCTGACCTTGCGAGTTACAGGTCCGCACAGGTCCCCCAGCTCCCATGGGAAGGGGAGCCGCCCACCCTCGCCTCCCTCCGGTCTGCTGCTCTCCTGACCTTAGGCACCTTTCTTTATCATATCCTTTCATCGCtggcctttctctcttttcctttccacccTGTTTTCTCACTTCCAACAGCCAGTTTGGCCATTGTCTTCTCTTCTGACTTATCCACCGGTTCATGACTCTTTATGGTTTTAACCGTCCTAGAACTGAGATGGGCCCAGAGAGTTAGGGTTAAATCGTGGGTGCTGATGTCTGCCCAGGCTGGGAGATGCTGTAGACTCACAAGCCCCCTCCTCTAACTTTCTGTTGTCTGTCTTAACTGGGATGACTAGCCTCTCCTTGGAGCTCCCTCCTCCCACATTCACCCTTtggctctttgctttcttctgtttctctcctctgGGGGCCCCAGTGTCCTGCACCGCCAGCTCACTGCTGCCCCCATTCCTTCCCCAGTGTGGTGATGGTGGATGAAGCCCACGAACGGACCTTGCACACAGACATTCTCTTTGGGTTGATCAAGGATGTTGCGCGGTTCCGACCTGAGCTCAAGGTCCTGGTGGCTTCAGCCACACTGGACACGGCCCGCTTTTCCACCTTCTTCGATGACGCCCCCATCTTCCGAATCCCTGGACGCAGGTTTCCAGTTGACATCTTCTACACCAAGGTGCCCCCTCAGGGAGGGTGGGCTTAAGTGTGAAGGCAGCAGAGCTTTGGAGGAGATTGTCcttggagggaaggatgggatgAGAGTCCTGAGGGGAACCAGGATAAAGTGTATGTCAagctggaggagaggaaggggtttGCTGGAGCAGGTGGCCCTCCTGTGACCCCGCGTCCTCCTGACCAGGCTCCGGAGGCAGACTACCTGGAGGCCTGTGTGGTGTCCGTGCTGCAGATCCATGTGACTCAGCCCCCCGGGGACATCCTGGTGTTCCTCACAGGACAGGTGCGATGTGGGGGAGGGCTGGTGTACATATCCCGGGGAAGACTGGGCTGGCGGGTCGGCCCTGCGTGACTCTGGGTCCCGTGCTGCTCTCCCTATCCAAATCCAGGAGGAGATTGAGGCTGCTTGCGAGATGCTCCAGGATCGCTGCCGCCGCCTGGGCTCCAAGATCCGGGAGCTCCTGGTGCTGCCCATCTATGCCAACCTGCCTTCCGACATGCAGGCGCGGATCTTCCAGCCCACGCCCCCGGGGGCACGGAAGGTCAGTTGGAGAAGCCCACATTCATCATCCCCTATGGTTCATGCAAttagaagtgaaaaggaaagaatgtgCATGCCCTGCGCAAGGTGTGTCCTGGGCACAGCTGCGAGGCTGGGTGGCAGTCAGCCAGCCCCTCACTGCTGGTGCTGGAGTGAGAGGGTGACAATGGCAGAGACAGAGATAGTCAAACGCATGGTCCAGAAAGTGAGTGTGGCAGAGATGCAATGAAAAGGGGGGGTCTGGGTGTGCcaggaggcaggatttgaactggACCTTTAAGGAAGATGCTGGGGGAGTATCAGAGGAAGGCCTAAGGGGTGTTTGAGGTCAGAGTAATCTAGCAGGCTTAGTGGAAGGCTCACATGGCAAAGTAAGGGGAGACCGACGGAAAACAACTTGGGATGGCGGTTAGAGAGAGCCTTTGATGGCAGGAGGAAGAGTGTGGACTTTGGACCAGTGAGTGGTCATCAAAGGATTGTGAGCAAAGATGTAactttccacaaatatttacagagctCCTCCCACTTTCCAGGAAGTGTTCTAAGGGATGAGGATACAGTGATGAACTAAGCAAAGTCTCTAGCCTCAGGGAGTTTAGACTAACAAAGGTTAGGAAATAACACGTAAGTACATAATGTCAATTTGTGACAAAGGATCTGAAGAGATACAGTGTGCATCCAGGGGAGTCgcaggtggtggtggggaggaatGACAGGAAGGTATTTTCCTTAGGGTGTAGGGACACCCCTTGTCTGATGAGGTGAGAGTGAAGCTGGAGTCTCAGCCAGGCACGGGAGGGTGCCAGCCTGACATCTGACCCAGAAGAAGAGTGCGCCAAGTGGAGGGAATAGCGCACGCGGAGGATGGGTGTGAAGGCAGGGGTGGAGCCAGGAGCCCTGGTACTCAGAGATGAGATCGGAAGGGTCGCCAGGGGCTGGAGAACTCGGGGCCTAAAAGAGCTTGGCTGTGATTGTCAGGTAGGATGGGAACCACTGAAGGATGCAGGGAATGATGTAAGAGGCTCACATTTTAAAAGGACCATTCTGGATGCTGCGTAACCAGGGGCAGGAGTAGAGCAGTGAGACTCATTAGGGGGTTTATTTTAGGACCTAACATATGAAGGTGATTATGAAAGCAACCATGGGAAGGATGGGGCAGGAGCCTAACACCCTCAACTCCCATCTCTGAAAAAAATCCTGaaccctcttcctttcctttccttgttaTGCCCTGCTTATCCCCACGTCTCTCTCCCCTTTCGGCTAGCCTGGTCCCCTCTTGACCTTGGCCACAGATTGCTTCCGCTCCTGCTCCTTTGTCCCTGTTCATCCACTCCTTATCTTCCAGAAATCACTTTTTCTGTGTAACTAGGTGGGTGGAGTTTCTGGGTAACCCCACATCCTTTCTTTCAGGTGGTTGTGGCAACCAATATCGCCGAGACCTCGCTCACCATTGAGGGCATCATTTACGTGCTGGATCCAGGGTTCTGTAAGCAGAAGAGCTACAACCCCCGCACGGGCATGGAATCGCTCACTGTCACACCCTGCAGCAAGGTGGGCCTGGGCCAGAGAGGGGTCTCCATGGGGTGAGGGGGAGAACAGGCCAGCTCAGAAGCAGTGGGGACGGCTCAGAGCAGGGGGGTTAGCGGTCTACACCCACACCCCCAAGATTTCTTGCAGAAATACCaccctttctcttttccatcaCCAGACTGTCAATGGGCCTGACAAACGATCCTTTCTTTCCAGGCCTCTGCCAATCAGCGAGCTGGCCGGGCGGGTCGGGTGGCTGCGGGGAAGTGCTTCCGCCTGTATACCGCCTGGGCTTACCAGCACGAGCTGGAGGAAACCACGGTGCCCGAGATTCAGAGGACCAGCCTGGGCAATGTTGTGTTGCTGCTCAAGAGCTTAGGTGACTGGGCTCCCCAGTCCTctgagaggggagggtgggactgCCATCAGTGGTCACGCGAAGGACTCTGTCCTAACTCTGcccatccttctccagggatccatGACCTAATGCACTTTGATTTCCTGGACCCCCCACCCTACGAGACCCTGCTGCTGGCTCTGGAGCAGCTGTATGCGCTAGGAGCCCTCAACCACCTTGGGGAGCTCACCACGGTGAGGTGGGAGGGcagtgggctggggtgggaggaaggttggGGTGACCCCTCGAGGGGCGGAGGGACACCCGAGGGAGGAGTGGCCTCaactctctttcctctccttagtcTGGTCGAAAGATGGCAGAGCTGCCTGTGGACCCCATGCTGTCTAAAATGATCCTGGCCTCTGAGAAGTAAGTCCTTGACTCGGCCGGGCCCCTGGCACACACACTGGCCATGCCTGCTTCTGTCTCTGGGGCCATCTTTGTgagcttcctttttctccccaccACATTATTCTTTAACCAATAACAAGTTGTTGGATAACTCTTATTGCCCTTTTGAGGTCCACAGTGGTCAGTAAGACACCGTCCTGTCTTTGGTTATGATATCAAATGGATGAGATAGCCAAGAATGTAGAAAATTTGGGGGCATGAACAAAAGTGGAAGACTTTACCTGTGAGGAGTGCTGAGGGAGGGCTGGCTTGGAGGCTTACTCTCTAGTAATCTACTAGAGAGTAGTAGATTCTCCTACGATTTCAGACTATGATGCAGCTCTGGGGggatcactttttttttgttttttttggtgggggggagaTCACGTTTTAATGCCATCCCTTGGCTGTGGTTGAAGTTAAAGGTCGTTACATGAACTTAAAGGAACTGCTATAATGcacaccttcttttttttttaattaattaattaatttatttattttttcagtgggttttgtcatacattgacatgaatcatcaatagagttacacgtattccccatcccgatcccccctcccacctccctctccacccgattcctctgggtcttcccagtgcaccaggctcgagcacttgtctcatgcatcccacctgggctggtgacctgtttcaccatagataatatacatgctgttctttcgcaacatctcaccctcaccttctcccacagagttcaaaagtctgttctgtacttctgtgtctctttttctgttttgcatatagggttgtcgttaccatctttctaaattccatatatatgtgttagtatgctgtaatgttctttatctttctggcttacttcactctgtataatgggctccagtttcatccatctcattagaactggttcaaatgaattctttttaacggctgagtaatattccatggtgtatatgtaccacagcttccttatccattcatctgctgatgggcatctaggttgcttccatgtcctggctattataaacagaatgCACACCTTCTTACTACAGAACCCTCATAACATtttcctgcccctgcctccctgcaCGTCTCCTGTTACTGTTTTATCTACAACCTGACCTCACCTCCTGGACCCCCATCCTGCTGCCCCTGCCACCAAAAGCAGTCTACTCTCTGATTTGTAGCCATCAGCCCAGCCTGCAGCCCCCACGTGAGGACATCCATCACGCCGCAGTCCCTTTCCTCTTCACCGTGTCTGTTCCTCTGTGTCTTGCTTTGAGCTCTTGTGTTtctcccttcctgccccaggTACAGCTGTTCAGAGGAGATCCTGACAGTGGCTGCCATGCTCTCCGTCAACAACTCCATCTTCTACCGACCTAAGGACAAGGTCGTCCATGCTGACAACGCTCGGGTCAACTTCTTCCTCCCTGGTGGGGACCACCTGGTTCTGCTGAATGTTTACACACAGGTCCCTGGGTTTGGGTAAATGGGAATGAGGAGGGCACAGGGGACTCTGGTCCTGCTGTATAAACTTAATACcccctttttccctccctcttgcTTCACAGTGGGCTGAGAGTGGTTACTCTTCCCAGTGGTGCTATGAGAACTTTGTTCAGTTCAGATCCATGCGCCGAGCCCGGGATGTGCGGGAGCAGCTGGAGGGGCTCTTGGAACGTGTGGAAGTTGGTCTCAGTTCCTGCCAAGGGGACTACATCCGTGTCCGAAAGGTCAGCATTTCCTTAGTCTAGTCTCCTGCTGTCCACCCATTATCTCCTGAGGAGCAAGCTTGTCTGGGGCCAGCGACCTGCGAACATGCCCCTTTCCCTGTGGAAGGTGGGTTCCCCTTGTGCTTTCTTCCTGGGGCACTGGAGGTCCTTACCTTCCTCCAGTTCTCCCACAGCCTGCACTAAAAAGGTAGAGTGCCGAGGGTCCCTGGATGCCAGCCGTTCCCATTGACTTCCTTTCCTGCCTGCTTCCAGGCCATCACTGCTGGCTACTTCTACCACACAGCACGGTTGACTCGCAGCGGCTACCGCACAGTGAAACAGCAGCAGACGGTGTTCATTCATCCCAATTCTTCCCTCTTTGAGGAACAGCCACGCTGGCTGCTCTACCATGAACTTGTCTTGACCACCAAAGAGTTCATGAGACAGGTGAGGGCACCTTGGCCTGCCCAGGTAGGTGGGTTGTGTGGGAGATGGTATTCTGGCATGCGAAAAACCCAGGTTCAGGTTGCTGGGACtggcagagaaagaggaaagcaacTTGGTTTAAGGTAGGATAAGATAGAGGATAAGATAGAAAGGCATCCATTCTAACAGCTGTCTCAGCATCCACTAAGATCTGTTCATTCACCAAGTGCTGAATGCATTGTCTCAGTGCTTCAGGGGCTGCAGTGATAATGGTGAACAAAGCAGGTGTGGCCTTTGTCCTGCGGGTATTTTAGTCTAGGTTCAGGCTTTTGTTTAGGTTAGCTTACTTGTGCTCTTGAACAACATATAACAGAGTGTTGGGGTCTAGAGTATTAGAGCCAGATAACCATTTCCCTTGCCATGCAGtcaaaggggaaagaagagaagctttttaaaaatcacacacattaaaaaaaaaaaaaaaaaaatcacacacatctCAGAATCTAGGTTACAAAAGAGAatcttgctgattttttttctctcttcctgcagGTATTGGAGATTGAGAGCAGTTGGCTTCTCGAAGTGGCGCCCCACTATTACAAGGCTAAGGAGCTGGAAGATCCTCATGCTAAGAAAATGCCCAAAAAAATAGGCAAGACACGGGAAGAGCTAGGGTGAAGAGCAGGGGACATAACAATCAGAACCTAACACCAGCTCCTTTTCCTTCTGTACCTTATTTAatatctattaataaaaatatttttagagtaaAGCTATGGggaacttttcttttttggccactcggcttgtgggatcttagttccctgaccaggaattgaacccttgccctcaacagtgaaaagtgcggagtcctaacccctggaccaccagggaaattccatggggAACTTTTGAGGTTCAGAAAAGAGTGACATGGAAATTGGATCTCATATATTCATGtagattttattatttacaaGTTAAATTACACAGCAGCTTTACATAGCATGAGATGGAAAGTAGAGTAGAGTGAAGAGGGGAGGTAACTGGCTCTGAGGCTCTCAGCCGCGTCCACCGCCTCTCTTTGTGCGTAGCAAAGTCATCAGTGCTGCCTCTGCCTCAGTTCCTGATCAGTCCTTGGAACACAGGTGTAAGTTGGGTTCTGGTTCCGACAGCCCCAGAGCCACCAGGGCTCCCACTAACAGCTTCTTCACAGGTGCGGGGGGTGAATGTGAAGGCATCAGCTAAAGCAAGAAAGGTTAATGTAGCTGGTGTGATGTTCTACTCTGTCACTCTGCACACCAACCGCTGCCCCCCGCAGCCCTAGCACTCACTTTGTCTAGGCGATGGCGACAAATGAGGCCGTTGGAATTCAGGTAGAAGGTGGAATAGGCATCATAGGTCCTGGTGAAGGGAGAAAGAGGCTCACTGAGAGAGAGGGTGATTAGTCCCACTAGTAGTTCTTAACCTTTGCTATGTATTAGATCACCTgaggatcttttaaaaatgctgagTTGTTCCCTGGGCCCAATTAAATCAGGATGTCTGgcaccaatattttaaaaaagattcttggATAAAAGAAATCCAATAATCCACTATGCAGCAAAGTTTAGGAACTACCGGTGTGGGCTGAGCCTAAGAATTTCTTGGGATTCTACTCTGTGACAGAAATTTACCAAGTACTTTTACCCAAGGCTGTGAGCACAACTTAAAGAGACAGGTATTTTCATCTGTTCATTAAGTATATGAGTcgctactatgtgccaggtaatgtacatgaagaaactgaattcAGAAGCTTCCTAATATACTCAAAGTCCCTATTTTTGCTATATTGAAGTAGACTAAAACAAAGCCTGCCTTCAAGGAGCCTCCAGTCAAGTCAGGATGGAGGATTGTCTAAGAGACTAGACTACAGACTCCCAAAAGGGTAAGATTAGAAAGttgtgtgtttcttttctcacttctcttaCCGGTAAAGCTCCTCCTTGTCACGCTTATAAAAACGAAGAAAGAGCAGGTGGATGGGCAGTCCCACAAGCCGCCAGCGGGCTTGCAAGGTCCAATTCTCAGGGTGGCGTGTCAGCTGCAGAATTTCCAGCCGAAGCTGTGCAAAATAGTTCCAGGCCAGGAAGCGGCATAGAGTCAGTGACAGAATGTACCATGTCCGGCCTCTGAGAGGAAGAGATGGGGAAGAAATCTCATTAAAGCACAATCAGAAAACCAAACTATTCTCTGACAGAGGAACTGGGGATGGTGGTGAGAAGCAACTTAGGACCTTCtctaacaaaagtgaaaatagcaCTGGGTCCTTTTCCTGCCCAAGGCCCTACCCGTTCAATGGATTCTCACTTGGTACGCATGTTCAGGATCTCATTGATGAATTCCACATCCGATGAGTAGAGAGTGTAGTCGTGGGAGTGAAGGAAGAGATTGGGAAGCTGGGTGGAAGAAGAAGGCATGAgaccaggaggaaagaaaagatgatcCCACTTCTCAGTTTTCTATACTGAGTGTCTCCTTATTCCTGAGTGAAAGGTTATCTCATCCCTAATTCAAACCGAGGAGTATCTTTTCCTTGGGAAATGTTTGGAACCTATTTCGATGCCTGTCTCATGGTTCCAAGAAAGAATCCAGTTGACTGACTGACTTCCTATTTTTAAGAATTACCTACATCTCTCCCCATTTTGGACAAAGGCTGCTTTTGGATGGACTTACCTCTTGTCTCAGTCTCTCATACATGACAGCCAGGTGCTCCTCCATACTCGGATCTCCTGATGGAGTGGCAGGGGAAGGGTGGGCAGTTCCAGGGGCTTGGAAAGGTATCAGAGCTCCAGGACAGGGGCAGGGAGGTCCCTCAAACAGGCTCCTGAGCCCATCCAGGCAGCCGCTATGTAACTCGGGTCCTGGtccctcctccccctttcctGGGGGGAGAACCACCCATGGTGAGGTGAGGGCTTGGACCTGAGGGAGAGGTAGTGGGGGAGCTGGGGGAAGCAGTCGGgtgggagggcttgggggtgggggagaccagaaaagaggcaaagatggagaagtagTTGTTGTGGAGTGAGGCCAAAGGGGTGGGAATGGTAGAGCCCATGGAGAAGACTGGTCCTAAGGaggaagaacaaaagagaaaaaagataagaatCCAGCTGCCTAATGCCCCTCCATCCAAACTGTGCCCATTAACACGCTTCCAATTCACCTGCTCCTTCTGACAGGAAAGATCAAATTACTAGAGGAAAAATTCATCTCCATCTCTGCTTAAAACAGGAGGATATACTTTCTTGTGACTTAAGTACAAATATCTACTACCCAAAATAGCAAATATGTTTAGATTTAAGATTCCAAACCTGTTTGGGGGCAGGTCTGTCTCTAACAGCAAGAATCACAACAGTGCATACttaagaataaacaaatgaatgaataccaAACAGGGCTCGTTATATTGTGGATGAAATGATGCGGCCTCTAACACAACTCCAGGAGTGTGTGAGGCAGTTGTTGCAGAAAAAAGAACATCCAACTGGAACTCCAATTGGAGTTCCAATTCTATAATATAACGTAAGGCACTCTTAATTCCCTCAGCCTGAGTTTCCCATAAATGTCCTATAAATAAGGACGATGAAGCCACACTGAGTCACAATGAGGActttatgagataataaatgttaataaaacttTGCGACCCGTAAAGTAGTATATAAATGTAAGCTCATCACTTGGGATCCTCTAATGACACGAAAAAGCCCAGGAGACTGACTGTTAAAGGCTGGATGGACCTCATAATGCCCCTGGTTTACTGATGTCGAAACTGCGATGAGGCAGAGGTCACTCAAAGTCAGGCCTGACTTGAGCTCCTGCGTTTTCAAGGAGCACCCCGAGGGGTCTCATTATCGGGGAAGGCGGGCAGGCCGCGCGGGTACCTCTGTCCCCGACGGTGTCCCGGAGGCGCCGTCTCCGCCGGGGGCGTGGCCATCTTGCCCGCCCGGGCACAAGGGCCCGAACCGGGTCCACTCGGGCCGGCCTTCCCGCCGGGACCGCTATCCCGGTGCAAGATGCGTGGGCTGCTGAGCGCGGCCCGCAGGTCCGTCTGGTCGGATCCCTGGAGGCGCCGCGAACCTCTCCGCCCTCTGTCCTTCAAATCACCTCCAAGCACAGGTAACCGCGAAGACGCGGGAGAAATGCGGACGCACCCCACCGCGCCAGCCTCAATCCCGCCAGCCCCCCAAGATCCGGAAGACAGACGTCTCGTGCGCGACAGCAGGCTGGCAGCGCCGCCCTCCGGTCCCTGAGACCCCTCGCCCCTCCACGCGCCGCTCCGCACAGGTGGGAAGCAGCGGTGGGACGTCAGTACGCCTGCGCGAAACGGAACGCGCGCTCCGCCCCACGCGCCGGCTGAGGAGGgtctctccccgccccctcccctcccctcccgctTCCCCTCGGCTCTCACCTGGGGACGAGCCTGATAGGCGCGGAGGCAGGGGCCGAGGCGCCGGGCCGCCCCCCGGCTGGGATGGTACATGATCTTCCGGGAATGGAGAGAGCGCCTCCTGTGTCCGGCCTCCGGCCTCCTCACAGGGGTGAGCGCGCCCCGGAGCCGGCTTcttgaaggggaaaggagggggggggtgaggggctgaggggagggaaaCGGAGATGTTGCGCGCTTGCGCACTGCGGCGGGTTCCAGGGAGGCGGTGAGGCGCTAGGGCTACAGTAAGTGCGCCTGCGCTCGCCGAATCGGAGGCAGCCTCAGGGCGCTTGCGCAGTAAATTAGCGGCCTAGACCACGGCTCTCACCTGTACGCTTGCGCAAAAGTGGGCGCTGATGGGTGAGGAGTGGGACTGAAATAATGACATCCGCAGTTCTCAGTAACGCTCGtggtaaaaaatactttattgctctggttaaaaataagatacaaatgaCTTggcactggttaaaaaaaaagcctgtagaatgaataaatgaatgaatgaatacatccACGGTGAGGGCAAGCTTTGACTAGGTCCTGTGTGAGATAGAAATAATGATTTTGAAGGTGTGAGAGGGGGCTGCGGTCACCAAGGCCTGGTGCTGCGACGTTCATGCAAGTTTCGAATGAACCTGGCGTTGAACATGTCCCCACCCATTGTCCAAGACTGGGCTGGTGGAAC of Cervus canadensis isolate Bull #8, Minnesota chromosome 28, ASM1932006v1, whole genome shotgun sequence contains these proteins:
- the DHX16 gene encoding pre-mRNA-splicing factor ATP-dependent RNA helicase DHX16 — encoded protein: MATPAGLERWVQDELHSVLGLSERHVAQFLIGTAQRCASAEEFVQRLRDTDTLDLSGPARDFALRLWNKVPRKAVVEKPARAAEREARALLEKNRSYMLLEDSEESSGETVGRGGSSVQKKRKKRKHLRKKREEEEEEEEEEQVSEKGKRKTGEKKEQTEKPESEDEWERTERERLQDLEERDAFAERVRQRDKDRTRNVLERSDKKAYEEAQKRLKMAEEDRKAMVPELRKKSRREYLAKREREKLEDLEAELADEEFLFGDVELSRHERRELRYKRRVRDLAREYRAAGEQEKLEATNRYHMPEETRGQPARAVDLVEEESGAPGEEQRRWEEARLGAASLKFGARDAASQEPKYQLVLEEEETIEFVRATQLQGDEEPSAPPAPTQAQQKESIQAVRRSLPVFPFREELLAAIANHQVLIIEGETGSGKTTQIPQYLFEEGYTKKGMKIACTQPRRVAAMSVAARVAREMGVKLGNEVGYSIRFEDCTSERTVLRYMTDGMLLREFLSEPDLASYSVVMVDEAHERTLHTDILFGLIKDVARFRPELKVLVASATLDTARFSTFFDDAPIFRIPGRRFPVDIFYTKAPEADYLEACVVSVLQIHVTQPPGDILVFLTGQEEIEAACEMLQDRCRRLGSKIRELLVLPIYANLPSDMQARIFQPTPPGARKVVVATNIAETSLTIEGIIYVLDPGFCKQKSYNPRTGMESLTVTPCSKASANQRAGRAGRVAAGKCFRLYTAWAYQHELEETTVPEIQRTSLGNVVLLLKSLGIHDLMHFDFLDPPPYETLLLALEQLYALGALNHLGELTTSGRKMAELPVDPMLSKMILASEKYSCSEEILTVAAMLSVNNSIFYRPKDKVVHADNARVNFFLPGGDHLVLLNVYTQWAESGYSSQWCYENFVQFRSMRRARDVREQLEGLLERVEVGLSSCQGDYIRVRKAITAGYFYHTARLTRSGYRTVKQQQTVFIHPNSSLFEEQPRWLLYHELVLTTKEFMRQVLEIESSWLLEVAPHYYKAKELEDPHAKKMPKKIGKTREELG